In the genome of Epinephelus moara isolate mb chromosome 14, YSFRI_EMoa_1.0, whole genome shotgun sequence, the window aaaaatctggctagctgttatcctccgataccctgaacgagttttgtggactagaaactacactggacttcttgtcggcatgagggttagtaagtactgtctgtattttcattctaaagtggtcatttcctttaagaGATGATGATATGCCAGTATTGTGTTCAtgacttgtttctgctgcccccaagtggccaaaaaatctgTTACTGCCAGACACCCCCTCTGGCAGTGAGAGTAGTTTCACAGACACtggctatgtttacatgcaggctaatattccactattattctgaATAGAACAATATTGTGAATCTGATGTGGGTCATGTAAACATCTTATTCTGTGTAGATTTTCCGAATTAGGCTTCTTTCTGACCTTAGCATTCCTATAAAGACGTGGGATGTGTcgatattattcaggttttatgAGCATTCTTTATACATGTATACAGCGCATTTGGAATATGCATCTCATTTGGGTTTTTTATTGTAGCTTGCAACACGCTGCCTCTTTCCTGTTAactgtcagctctgtgcgttgtcataGATGTGTTCTACACAAACCAGTTGGCCAACTATTTGCAAGCCTGGAGTAGAGATACATGCCCAAAAGACAAGCCCACATTTCTGactggaagaagaaaaaacacctacttttaaacatgaTAAAAGACTTGGACattaacaggtttttggatgtgTGTAAATATCACAAAAGTAACccaagagggaggctgtgtttgcatggTTGAACATGTCCAAAAATCCTGTtatgatgcaaagaagcaaaattaCCAGCAGCTCCAGCGGTtccactgtaaacaacaacaacatgttaGGTCATGTTAATTGGAgaatgcacagctgcatgttaGCAGGAATATCAGTGgaaaattcattttcattcaaaaactggaatattttgtcCTTGTAAACGTAGTCACCATTGACTCATGCTTATGATTTATACCTGCAGATGAGCTTGCCACATTTCCCTCACCCCCAGGAGCGTTCtctttaagtcttttttttttttttttttttttaaccttaatCCTTCTTCTGAACACCGAATTTCTCTTTTTATCCGGAGCATCCACTCCAGAAACTTTCTTGGATGCTTTGTTGGATTTTCCACCTTAATCTTCCACCATGCTCCTAGCTGCTCCCCCTTCCTTTCCCCTTTTCCTCTGGCTCACGAAAAACATGTCACTTCCAGCCAGCACGGGAAAGTCACCACAGACAACTCCGGTATACTGCAAAATAAAGAGAGCTTATGCGATAGGCTTATTCGGCATAGTGTAAACTCACACTATCGCACTTCAGCTCAAGAGGCAAAAAGGTGTGAAGAGAGAAGGCACGCAGTGTTTCTCAAATAACCAATTATATAAAAGCAGAAAATTTAAAGTTACACATGTTCACAGAGGTGGAAATATAGTTATGTGCTTTCACAGATGCTTTctaagtgagtgtgtgagtgagtgagactTGTCAGAGTGCCATCAGCTGAAGGGTGTGATGGTTAGGTGGCTGCACCTTCCTTCATGCCTTGTAAAACCTGAGTTATACTGTTGAGTGTAGGTTTAATGGTGGAGTATTTGTGCACGTTTGTACTGGTTTAAATGGACATATTTCCATAATGAGAGAATTTATTGTTGGGCTGTGGCCTATGAGTTTTTATGAGAAGGTAACTATTAACTAACCATAATCACAGggctgcacacacacctccctgTTAACCTATAAACATTTAAAGATTTCAAGTAGCTGTAaaatttaaattctgttttagttccacttcatttatattttgggtttgtgtgttttttccacagGTGACCACTATGTTCTGAATGGCAACAAGTTCTGGATTACAAACGGGCCAGACGCAGATGTCCTTATAGTTTATGCAAAGACAGACCCAGAGGCCCATCAGAGAGGCATCACAGCTTTCATTGTCGAAAAGGTAAATCTACTCAAGTGAAGCTGTGTTCTTCTATTTTGtcaaatgaatatatatatatatatataaattcgACACAATGATGTAAAAGGATTAACAGAAGTCTGTGCACGTGTGTATTCTGTAGGGCATGCCTGGATTCTCTACAGCACAGAAGCTTGACAAACTGGGCATGAGGGGCTCCAACACCTGCGAGCTGATCTTTGAAGACTGTAAAATCCCAGGTGTGTGTTTAAGCTTATGTTCACCTGTCTAAAACAGGAGAACTACAgatctgttctttttttcctctctttattGGCtcattttttgcatgtgtgctgAGTTACCCTTCAGTCTGATTCTCTCTTTATCGTATAGGTTTTTAATTTACCTTGTGTggaatttttttgtttgcagcTGAGAATGTCCTTGGTCCATTGAACAAAGGTGTTTATGTGATGATGAGCGGCTTAGACTTGGAGAGGCTGGTGCTTTCATCAGGACCTATTGGGTAAGTTCAtaccagaaaaaaaagcttataTTATGAACTGTTTGAAAAACGGGAATGTTACTtatgctgaaaacacaccaagcagcagcaaagtgcAGCTCGTgcgtgttcatgtgtttcaggCAGGAAGAAATTCTGTGTAACACATGTCACAGGACTCTGTTAACTGATTGGCTGCAGATATTCTCTGGCCACAATGTGCCACTAAAAGTTAAACTGTCCCCAGCTTTTTTGGGTCATTCTTTGCGACTTgttttgtaatgtaatgtaactgtAAATGTATACTGCAAAATGGGCGTCATCTTTGTGTTCTCCAGCATATTTGTAACACATTAAGCTTCTGTTTTGCTCAGTGCTGTCTGTTATTTGCCTGAATCACTTATCAGTCTGACCTTTGGATTTGAAtataagatgagataagataaaataagccTTTATTGATCCTCAGAGGGTAAATTTAGTTCTTGCAGCATCACAaggacagaaataaacacagattaatgaataataaataaattaaagataaataataagaggtatataaaacaaaaattagAATAGAAGTAAAAGTAGTGACTACACAAgcaattaaagacaaaaattaTGAGGTAAAAATGACAGTGATGTGATTAATAGACACAGTATAAGTAAACAGTGTTTactgcactttgtgtttgtctgtattaATAAAGAATTAAACGTTAACATAAAGCTATACAGACTGACAGGTAACTCATTGATTGGGCAGTTTTTGAGATTGTCATCCTGCATCAGTTCCAAAAATTCCAGTGACTGACAGAAGTTTAAGCAGCTCCTTAATGTTTCTAATGTGCATATTTATGCTCGctcattattagtattattagaCTGCAAACCGGCAGCATGTTATGAATAATGACTAACAGGTAGAGACAGGGCGACAGGAAATGATTCAAGGCTCATTACTGTGggaacactgtcacacactttttaatggacttaatgaaCTGACAAAGAACAGAGttggacacagacacagaagttttaacagctttttaatcagGGAGAATACCCACGCTAACATGCACGTGTTACCACGGTCACTGGATGATTTGCATAAATAGGTCATATACTTTACTTAATACGAATCAATTTTAAGTTAGCTTCCTGAACACATTTCACACTCAGCAGATGGATTTTTTTTGAGTAGTTTAGCTTTAAAATCATGCTCAAATCTCATATCTGCTTTTGTGAAATCCTGTGCTTGGTTTGTTTGCTGTCATACCAGAAATTGTCATTACTAAATCATCATTACTTTTCAGCATCATGCAGGCAGTTTTGGACTACGCCATTCCCTACCTGCACGTCAGAGAAGCTTTCGGACAGAAGATCGGACACTTTCAGGTTCAGTctccactttttaaaaaataaataaatcacagtaaatatgctctgtaaAATGTGATATCTCTGGTGTGAAGCTGGCAGCTATAGAATTTAAAACTGTGATGTGACTTGAGTGAAATTAACATAATGCTCTATGTTAATCTGTGTGCAGCTGATGCAAGGCAAGATGGCTGACATGTACACCAGGCTGAGCTCCTGTCGGCAGTATGTGTACAACGTCGCCCGGGCCTGTGACAAAGGACACTTCAGTGCAATGGTGAGAGGGTGTTTTTGTGTACTGCTGCAGCACCCTGTTAAGaggatgtgtgtttttttgcgaCAAAAGTTGCACTTAAATCAGggacatttaaaatgtgtttggagTGGACATCAATGCATCTCTGGAAATGTGTCTTCTTTTAAAGCTTCTGATGAGGATTTTTCCTGTACTGCATTGTTGATTTAGAAtctgtaatttatttaaatggatcTCCTTGAACGGTGTTAAATTCAGTGCATTCTAGACCGGACATCTTGAAATGGTGTGTTTAACAGGTTTAATGCCAACACAGTACACTACATATCATTTGCGATATGTGAAGCCATAAACTCAGGTGTGTTAGTATGGACGGAGATAATTTGTGAGACAGTGCCATAACACTTGTGTGTGCGgagattgtttttattttacaacccTGTTTTTACAATGAAAACATATTAGCGTGAGAGTAGCATAAGTCAGCATCTTATTTAAGTTTTTCTTAAACTGTACTGTGAAAGTTGTTTTTCCTTCCACTGCACACAGTGACTGTGTTGGCTTGCGTTGTCATTGCAGGACTGTGCTGGAGTGATCCTGTATTGTGCGGAAAACGCAACTCAGGTTGCTCTGGATGGCATTCAGTGTTTGGGTAAGTGACAAGAAACTGAGTGACTCAAATGAAAACCAAAACCTTTAAATAAAAGCTGTATAGCTAGGAATTTATTCATTTCAGTCACAAGAATTTATTTTatggacaaaaaaacattactgATGCAACATATAGAGATTAGATTTAGATTAAGATGTATCAGGACTACTGACCTCTTATATGGTTGATGTGATGACCTCCCTGCTTTGCCGTCATCACTTGATTCTGGATGGAGTCTTGTTGCTGATGTGAAGCTGGTTTGATGTTGACATTGAGGAGCTGGAAGCAGGGCTTGACAGGTGCAGctcatttgtttaataaatAGAGCACGCTGACTATGAGTGGCTGCAGTGAAGATACAAGCGATGAGGGTTACTCGACTGGTTAGTATGAACATAGAAGGAGTTACATCTTCAATTATAAACCTGTAGGttcatatatattattattctcTATAGAGAAGTGGTAATAAACTATATGTAGTATGAATTGATTGAAGCCAAGAGGTGCAGCTTAGTGAGGATAGTAAAATAATACTCCTGTGCAATGATGCAGTTGTTGGGTGTAGTTTAGTAgacagaaaattttgagcaccacaagcaaaGTGTCATCTAGCgtcattatattggagagaaggcagacatctctacagctgatatctccaacactcacaccaaaacaatctagattgataaatatcactacaggtaagaggaacaatACATATTTCcaatttgggggtgaactgtagTTTTATGGTGTAGAGGAGAAAGGATGGAGCAGTTTTCCTGATGTAACTCCTtataagttttattttaatgaaaatgtttgaCAGACACGAATCGCTTTCTGGACACGTTACATTTTTTCAGCCTCCAATTTGCATGCTTATAAAGAATCTGCCTCTTTGTGTTGATGTGATCTATTACCTGTTGACATTTTCACCTCATGCTGAGCTTTGATTAAACATGGACTCGTTCAGCTTGCATTTTATTTCTGCACTCTAAAGCAACACGCTCCATCACCGCACACTAACTTTAATTCACGTGCCACTCGTCAACAGGAGGGAACGGCTACATCAACGACTACCCCATGGGCCGATACTTGCGCGACGCTAAGCTGTATGAAATCGGCGCAGGCACAAGTGAAGTTCGCCGGCTCATTATCGGACGAGGCTTCAACGCCATGTACAAATGAACACAAGTGAGGAATGGCAATCTCTAAAAGATTGTACGAGTGGTTTGCCGTGGATGAACACAGTTACTCACACCCAGGGCCTTACTATATgacatgttgctgctgttattgGATCATGACAAGGTCCAGAGAAGTTGTCACAACAGATTTTAATTCATATATTTGTATAACATACATGAAATCAGTCAGAGTTGATATTGATGTGTTGGAAGGTGGCTGGTAAGAGACTAATTAAATGTTGATTCAGGACCTTATAACCACTGAAATGccaataaaagcaataaaatgttAAGTATTTAACCTTCTGAAAAGGTTTTATGTTCATTGTATTATAGATTATTGAGCCCCCTCGGCAGGTTGAACACTTGTTGTCTTGAACACTCCAAAACTGGGTTATAATACTGAATTAATTATACCATTATATAAGAAAGTAAGCAGGTAAGGAGCGTGATGCAAACTGGTTACTGTTTCTGATCAATAAAAGCATTTTGTTGTAGCATTAGAAAACAGTTTGTCCACTTTGGAAAGCAAACATATTCCACTGTTGTAAACTGTCTGTACAGTCTGACCCTCCTAAAGAGTTATTTGTCTTCTTCTAATTGTAGATGTACAGCGTGAAAATGTACGAAATGATGTAGTTTTGTTTgccatgaataaataaaatctttttttttatgtcttgaCTTGAGTTGTGTCAGTTCACTAAAGGATCGCGTTTATAAAAACACTGTAAAGGACACATACATGTTTCTGTAGTCCCTCTGCACCCGCTGAACACAGAGCGCCTTGTTTCCCAGAGAAGCCAAAGGGGAGACAGTAGTCAGACAATGATTGAACTATCCCAGTGCATTTGAATAATACATGTTTCAGGGCGGATTTTCCCTTCACAGGAAACAAGACAACATTACTGTCTCTAACGCAGAGCGGTAACTGGACTGGAATGAGATGATGTTCGTAAGAAATCACATTAAAGATTTATCCTGTAAGAACATATCCTAAAATCCATGAGACATGGATGTTGGAAATATtagagtgaaaaacaaataaccTTTCATATGTGATGTGAGCACAGAGACTGTCTTGAATCAACTGAGGAAGTGACTTTATTTAAGAAAACATAATgttcagtggtggaggaagtattgaGATCATTTAGGGACCACGCCGCAACAATATGATGAtatcatttaaatgtttattgtaactCAGGAGGTGTTGAGGATGGTGAATGCATTTAAGTGAGGGTGAAGGTGGAAGAGTGATGTCTTCTGTTAGGTTGATCTGGGAGGATGTGCTGGAGATCAGGCAgagggagactcagtgtgggggttctGTTTCAGGCGTTTTACTGCCCGAGATGATTACAGGCCCCCGAGATGGTACCTAGAATGAGACATGGGAGAGGTGTGCACCAGATTGAATAAGAAAAGATGCAGggagaagggaagagaggatgaGGGAATGGTGGTAGGGATGAGGTAGGGAGGAtgatggatgaagggaagggaaAGGGAGGGTGGGTCGAGAAAGCAGGATGGGTTGACCAGGTATAAGTAGGCTTGGCCCTGGTCCCGAACCTAAGTTAACAAATGAACTTCATTAATGATAACAGTTATGCACAGAGCATCTTAGCCCTTAAAAGAGcccctaaggtgaaaaactgttgagagcagagaggaggactttTGAGAGGCATAggagtttcttaatcagaggagaaaatggtggaaacagaAAGAGGctggagaaatattctccaaactctagatgacagtgagtaaatgaaatgctacagattagatcatgcaGGAATTATGTTGGTGGTCGATCTCATTAGGGATATGCACATATTTCCCACCCAATGAAATAGCGCCGTAACGgcagaaacaaaatgatcacaacactaagatatttggaaaacaggaaaaatgcaacaatgcagcagtgatcacacagaaatgacaaCACTTCCagtctcatattgtgatgcagttcaCTTCAtctccactgggtgtccacaccttgtagactcacaaaagggtgtgtctgtgacaaccaatcacatctgttaaaagagtGTGTCACACCCAGCAAccggtcaaccacacctcctcactaaggtaaaagtttctgttccttccttgctcagagttgctctgagaactttcctaaatcactccaaAGCTAGAACTccttattaattttttttttatctatgttaggagctctctgagagtgttctcagaGTGTTCGGGCCCCTGaagtctgaaaaacaaacaaaaaaaagttgtttttttcactcttgtcatgTATTCTGACAAGCTAGTGCAATTTTTTTAAGGAGATGTGTAGaatataattatttttgatgaaatatcagtATCTTAGGCTTAGatttgattatgattttttatttattttttgacgaGCATTTTAACACACAGTGTGTTCAAGGACTGTCacaaatgtgaaaatcaaataaCAGTTTCTGTTGTCACAGTTTCTgtctatgataaatggtgtaacaTTAGcgatatttaaagaaaacacgCCTCTTAAACTTACTTGTAGATCTCTGGGCTTCAGAGGttatttaaaattaataaaaaatacaaccatttaaaggtTATATGTCCCTCCctgagccaaaataaaaacataagtccctccccagtgcttgaaaaattatttgacatgcctcccctgTTTTGCACCGCCCCTCCCCCTCATaagtaacaaacagtcccttactTAAGTACGGATTTGCTTCCTGGCAAAGATGAGTAAAGACACCAAATGTTGaaaggttaaaaacaaccagttcATCTCTTATTTCCTCATGAATATTATtaattttgt includes:
- the ivd gene encoding isovaleryl-CoA dehydrogenase, mitochondrial, giving the protein MFAVRNALRLGSRLSIPTVARRGCAGAAIPVDDVVNGLTEDQIQLRQTIRKFCAEKLAPYADEIDKTNEFPGMRTFWKEMGEMGFLGITAPEEYGGTGLGYLDHVIVMEEISRVSAAIALSYGAHSNLCVNQMVRHGNEKQKERYLPKLMTGEHVGALAMSEPNAGSDVVSMKLRAKKEGDHYVLNGNKFWITNGPDADVLIVYAKTDPEAHQRGITAFIVEKGMPGFSTAQKLDKLGMRGSNTCELIFEDCKIPAENVLGPLNKGVYVMMSGLDLERLVLSSGPIGIMQAVLDYAIPYLHVREAFGQKIGHFQLMQGKMADMYTRLSSCRQYVYNVARACDKGHFSAMDCAGVILYCAENATQVALDGIQCLGGNGYINDYPMGRYLRDAKLYEIGAGTSEVRRLIIGRGFNAMYK